From Myxocyprinus asiaticus isolate MX2 ecotype Aquarium Trade chromosome 49, UBuf_Myxa_2, whole genome shotgun sequence, a single genomic window includes:
- the LOC127438570 gene encoding transducin-like enhancer protein 1 isoform X4, with protein sequence MFPQNRPPAPLQPPPGASASAAAAAAAAASGSSQSLKLTYPETLDRIKEEFQFLQTQYHSLKLECEKLATEKTEIQRHYVMYYEMSYGLNIEMHKQTEIAKRLNVICAQLIPFLSQEHQQQVVQAMERAKQVTMGELNASIGQQLQVQHLSQHAAQGLPMAPHPSGLPHPGLALGGGSGLLALSGALGAQLASKDERAHLEAVAAAAAAATEHHRDREPGPSSLSNGDKGRPSDYLSNGKKRKADEKEFMTDYGSDAEKSDDNLVVDEDPSSPRSVQSYSSRENGLDKLPASRKEPLPQVSPTSLASSSSAASPSRSKEPPPREKSSTPGMKPGTPMSQESSTPGPSVPPQFRPVPGKPGVDPLALGLRNPLAVQGAYPPGAFGLPPPGVNGELAGAAGYGAGFHIVSPQMNGSAAAAAAAAAAAAAGYGRSPVVGYESPHPHMRVSGLPASLQSAASGKPAYSFHVSADGQMQPVPFPPDALLGPGIPRHARQIHTLSHGEVVCAVTISTSTRHVYTGGKGCVKVWDISQPVSKSPMAQLDCLNRDNYIRSCKLLPDGRTLIVGGEASTLSIWDLATPTPRIKAELTSSAPACYALAISPDNKVCFSCCSDGNIVVWDLHNQTLVRQFQGHTDGASCIDISNDGTKLWTGGLDNTVRCWDLREGRQLQQHDFTSQIFSLGYCPTGEWLAVGMESSNVEVLHVSKPDKYQLHLHESCVLSLKFAYCGKWFVSTGKDNLLNAWRTPYGSSIFQSKESSSVLSCDISPDDQFIVTGSGDKKATVYEVIY encoded by the exons TCTGAAGTTGGAGTGTGAAAAGCTGGCCACAGAGAAGACGGAAATACAGAGACATTATGTCATG tacTATGAAATGTCCTATGGCCTAAACATAGAGATGCACAAACAG ACTGAGATTGCCAAACGGCTAAACGTGATCTGTGCCCAGCTCATTCCATTCCTGTCACAGGAG CACCAGCAGCAGGTGGTCCAGGCCATGGAACGCGCCAAACAGGTGACTATGGGGGAGTTGAATGCTTCGATAGGG CAACAGCTGCAGGTTCAGCATCTTTCCCAGCATGCCGCCCAGGGGCTGCCCATGGCCCCTCACCCCTCCGGACTGCCTCACCCGGGCCTGGCTCTGGGGGGCGGCTCTGGGCTGCTGGCCCTTTCCGGGGCCCTTGGGGCCCAGCTGGCCTCTAAAGATGAGAGAGCCCATTTGGAGGCCGTGGCAGCGGCAGCGGCTGCCGCAACTGAGCACCACAGAG ACCGTGAACCTGGACCA AGTTCCCTCTCAAatggagacaaaggcaggccttcaGACTACCTCAGCAACGGCAAAAAGAGAAAAGCAGATGAGAAGGAGTTTATGACAGACTAC GGCAGTGACGCGGAGAAGAGCGATGATAATTTGGTTGTTGATGAG GACCCTTCTTCTCCACGCAGCGTACAGTCATACTCCTCCAGAGAGAATGGATTGGATAAACTCCCAGCTTCCCGTAAGGAGCCTCTGCCCCAGGTCAGTCCGACCTCACTGGCTTCCTCCAGCAGCGCTGCTTCCCCCTCACGCAGCAAGGAGCCTCCACCg AGAGAGAAGTCCAGCACTCCAGGCATGAAGCCCGGCACGCCCATGTCCCAGGAGTCGTCCACACCAGGCCCCAGCGTTCCTCCACAGTTTCGCCCTGTCCCTGGTAAACCCGGGGTTGACCCTCTTG CATTAGGTTTGAGGAATCCATTGGCAGTGCAGGGCGCGTACCCCCCAGGTGCATtcggtctgcctcctcccggagTTAATGGGGAGTTGGCTGGAGCCGCAGGATATGGTGCTGGTTTCCACATTGTCTCACCTCAAATGAACGGGTCGGCCGCTGCTGCTGCCGCCGCCGCTGCAGCCGCCGCAGCTGGATACGGACGCTCACCTGTG GTGGGCTACGAGTCTCCGCATCCCCATATGAGAGTCTCAGGGTTACCTGCGAGTCTGCAGTCTGCTGCTTCTGGAAAACC TGCATACTCATTCCATGTGAGTGCAGATGGTCAAATGCAGCCGGTGCCCTTCCCTCCTGATGCCCTCCTCGGCCCTGGCATCCCGCGGCACGCCCGTCAGATCCACACCCTCAGTCATGGAGAGGTGGTGTGTGCGGTCACCATCAGCACCTCCACACGTCATGTCTACACCGGTGGGAAAGGATGCGTCAAAGTTTGGGACATCAGCCAACCGGTCAGCAAGAGCCCCATGGCCCAACTCGACTGTTTG AATAGAGACAACTACATCCGCTCATGCAAGCTCCTCCCAGATGGGAGGACCTTGATAGTTGGAGGTGAAGCCAGCACGCTATCAATCTGGGATTTGGCCACGCCCACCCCTCGCATTAAGGCCGAATTAACGTCATCGGCTCCGGCCTGCTACGCTCTGGCCATCAGTCCAGACAACAAGGTCTGTTTCTCTTGCTGTAGTGACGGAAACATCGTGGTCTGGGATCTACACAACCAAACGCTTGTCAG GCAGTTCCAGGGCCATACAGATGGAGCCAGTTGTATCGACATCTCTAACGATGGGACCAAACTGTGGACGGGGGGTCTGGACAACACCGTGCGCTGCTGGGACCTGAGAGAGGGCCGACAGCTCCAGCAGCACGATTTCACCTCACAG ATCTTTTCTCTGGGTTACTGTCCTACGGGAGAGTGGCTTGCAGTGGGGATGGAGAGCAGTAATGTGGAAGTGCTGCACGTGTCCAAACCAGACAAATACCAGCTGCATCTTCATGAGAGCTGCGTTCTTTCGCTCAAGTTCGCCTATTGCG GTAAATGGTTTGTGAGCACAGGCAAAGATAATCTACTGAATGCATGGCGAACTCCGTATGGATCAAGCATATTCCAG TCCAAGGAATCGTCCTCCGTTCTCAGCTGCGACATCTCCCCTGATGACCAGTTTATTGTCACTGGCTCAGGAGACAAGAAAGCTACTGTGTATGAAGTCATTTACTAA
- the LOC127438570 gene encoding transducin-like enhancer protein 1 isoform X2, translating into MFPQNRPPAPLQPPPGASASAAAAAAAAASGSSQSLKLTYPETLDRIKEEFQFLQTQYHSLKLECEKLATEKTEIQRHYVMYYEMSYGLNIEMHKQTEIAKRLNVICAQLIPFLSQEHQQQVVQAMERAKQQQLQVQHLSQHAAQGLPMAPHPSGLPHPGLALGGGSGLLALSGALGAQLASKDERAHLEAVAAAAAAATEHHRDWPRGRLPALSMIPTDREPGPSSLSNGDKGRPSDYLSNGKKRKADEKEFMTDYGSDAEKSDDNLVVDEDPSSPRSVQSYSSRENGLDKLPASRKEPLPQVSPTSLASSSSAASPSRSKEPPPREKSSTPGMKPGTPMSQESSTPGPSVPPQFRPVPGKPGVDPLALGLRNPLAVQGAYPPGAFGLPPPGVNGELAGAAGYGAGFHIVSPQMNGSAAAAAAAAAAAAAGYGRSPVVGYESPHPHMRVSGLPASLQSAASGKPAYSFHVSADGQMQPVPFPPDALLGPGIPRHARQIHTLSHGEVVCAVTISTSTRHVYTGGKGCVKVWDISQPVSKSPMAQLDCLNRDNYIRSCKLLPDGRTLIVGGEASTLSIWDLATPTPRIKAELTSSAPACYALAISPDNKVCFSCCSDGNIVVWDLHNQTLVRQFQGHTDGASCIDISNDGTKLWTGGLDNTVRCWDLREGRQLQQHDFTSQIFSLGYCPTGEWLAVGMESSNVEVLHVSKPDKYQLHLHESCVLSLKFAYCGKWFVSTGKDNLLNAWRTPYGSSIFQSKESSSVLSCDISPDDQFIVTGSGDKKATVYEVIY; encoded by the exons TCTGAAGTTGGAGTGTGAAAAGCTGGCCACAGAGAAGACGGAAATACAGAGACATTATGTCATG tacTATGAAATGTCCTATGGCCTAAACATAGAGATGCACAAACAG ACTGAGATTGCCAAACGGCTAAACGTGATCTGTGCCCAGCTCATTCCATTCCTGTCACAGGAG CACCAGCAGCAGGTGGTCCAGGCCATGGAACGCGCCAAACAG CAACAGCTGCAGGTTCAGCATCTTTCCCAGCATGCCGCCCAGGGGCTGCCCATGGCCCCTCACCCCTCCGGACTGCCTCACCCGGGCCTGGCTCTGGGGGGCGGCTCTGGGCTGCTGGCCCTTTCCGGGGCCCTTGGGGCCCAGCTGGCCTCTAAAGATGAGAGAGCCCATTTGGAGGCCGTGGCAGCGGCAGCGGCTGCCGCAACTGAGCACCACAGA gactGGCCGCGGGGACGTTTACCTGCCCTTTCCATGATCCCTACAGACCGTGAACCTGGACCA AGTTCCCTCTCAAatggagacaaaggcaggccttcaGACTACCTCAGCAACGGCAAAAAGAGAAAAGCAGATGAGAAGGAGTTTATGACAGACTAC GGCAGTGACGCGGAGAAGAGCGATGATAATTTGGTTGTTGATGAG GACCCTTCTTCTCCACGCAGCGTACAGTCATACTCCTCCAGAGAGAATGGATTGGATAAACTCCCAGCTTCCCGTAAGGAGCCTCTGCCCCAGGTCAGTCCGACCTCACTGGCTTCCTCCAGCAGCGCTGCTTCCCCCTCACGCAGCAAGGAGCCTCCACCg AGAGAGAAGTCCAGCACTCCAGGCATGAAGCCCGGCACGCCCATGTCCCAGGAGTCGTCCACACCAGGCCCCAGCGTTCCTCCACAGTTTCGCCCTGTCCCTGGTAAACCCGGGGTTGACCCTCTTG CATTAGGTTTGAGGAATCCATTGGCAGTGCAGGGCGCGTACCCCCCAGGTGCATtcggtctgcctcctcccggagTTAATGGGGAGTTGGCTGGAGCCGCAGGATATGGTGCTGGTTTCCACATTGTCTCACCTCAAATGAACGGGTCGGCCGCTGCTGCTGCCGCCGCCGCTGCAGCCGCCGCAGCTGGATACGGACGCTCACCTGTG GTGGGCTACGAGTCTCCGCATCCCCATATGAGAGTCTCAGGGTTACCTGCGAGTCTGCAGTCTGCTGCTTCTGGAAAACC TGCATACTCATTCCATGTGAGTGCAGATGGTCAAATGCAGCCGGTGCCCTTCCCTCCTGATGCCCTCCTCGGCCCTGGCATCCCGCGGCACGCCCGTCAGATCCACACCCTCAGTCATGGAGAGGTGGTGTGTGCGGTCACCATCAGCACCTCCACACGTCATGTCTACACCGGTGGGAAAGGATGCGTCAAAGTTTGGGACATCAGCCAACCGGTCAGCAAGAGCCCCATGGCCCAACTCGACTGTTTG AATAGAGACAACTACATCCGCTCATGCAAGCTCCTCCCAGATGGGAGGACCTTGATAGTTGGAGGTGAAGCCAGCACGCTATCAATCTGGGATTTGGCCACGCCCACCCCTCGCATTAAGGCCGAATTAACGTCATCGGCTCCGGCCTGCTACGCTCTGGCCATCAGTCCAGACAACAAGGTCTGTTTCTCTTGCTGTAGTGACGGAAACATCGTGGTCTGGGATCTACACAACCAAACGCTTGTCAG GCAGTTCCAGGGCCATACAGATGGAGCCAGTTGTATCGACATCTCTAACGATGGGACCAAACTGTGGACGGGGGGTCTGGACAACACCGTGCGCTGCTGGGACCTGAGAGAGGGCCGACAGCTCCAGCAGCACGATTTCACCTCACAG ATCTTTTCTCTGGGTTACTGTCCTACGGGAGAGTGGCTTGCAGTGGGGATGGAGAGCAGTAATGTGGAAGTGCTGCACGTGTCCAAACCAGACAAATACCAGCTGCATCTTCATGAGAGCTGCGTTCTTTCGCTCAAGTTCGCCTATTGCG GTAAATGGTTTGTGAGCACAGGCAAAGATAATCTACTGAATGCATGGCGAACTCCGTATGGATCAAGCATATTCCAG TCCAAGGAATCGTCCTCCGTTCTCAGCTGCGACATCTCCCCTGATGACCAGTTTATTGTCACTGGCTCAGGAGACAAGAAAGCTACTGTGTATGAAGTCATTTACTAA
- the LOC127438570 gene encoding transducin-like enhancer protein 1 isoform X3 codes for MFPQNRPPAPLQPPPGASASAAAAAAAAASGSSQSLKLTYPETLDRIKEEFQFLQTQYHSLKLECEKLATEKTEIQRHYVMYYEMSYGLNIEMHKQTEIAKRLNVICAQLIPFLSQEHQQQVVQAMERAKQLQVQHLSQHAAQGLPMAPHPSGLPHPGLALGGGSGLLALSGALGAQLASKDERAHLEAVAAAAAAATEHHRDWPRGRLPALSMIPTDREPGPSSLSNGDKGRPSDYLSNGKKRKADEKEFMTDYGSDAEKSDDNLVVDEDPSSPRSVQSYSSRENGLDKLPASRKEPLPQVSPTSLASSSSAASPSRSKEPPPREKSSTPGMKPGTPMSQESSTPGPSVPPQFRPVPGKPGVDPLALGLRNPLAVQGAYPPGAFGLPPPGVNGELAGAAGYGAGFHIVSPQMNGSAAAAAAAAAAAAAGYGRSPVVGYESPHPHMRVSGLPASLQSAASGKPAYSFHVSADGQMQPVPFPPDALLGPGIPRHARQIHTLSHGEVVCAVTISTSTRHVYTGGKGCVKVWDISQPVSKSPMAQLDCLNRDNYIRSCKLLPDGRTLIVGGEASTLSIWDLATPTPRIKAELTSSAPACYALAISPDNKVCFSCCSDGNIVVWDLHNQTLVRQFQGHTDGASCIDISNDGTKLWTGGLDNTVRCWDLREGRQLQQHDFTSQIFSLGYCPTGEWLAVGMESSNVEVLHVSKPDKYQLHLHESCVLSLKFAYCGKWFVSTGKDNLLNAWRTPYGSSIFQSKESSSVLSCDISPDDQFIVTGSGDKKATVYEVIY; via the exons TCTGAAGTTGGAGTGTGAAAAGCTGGCCACAGAGAAGACGGAAATACAGAGACATTATGTCATG tacTATGAAATGTCCTATGGCCTAAACATAGAGATGCACAAACAG ACTGAGATTGCCAAACGGCTAAACGTGATCTGTGCCCAGCTCATTCCATTCCTGTCACAGGAG CACCAGCAGCAGGTGGTCCAGGCCATGGAACGCGCCAAACAG CTGCAGGTTCAGCATCTTTCCCAGCATGCCGCCCAGGGGCTGCCCATGGCCCCTCACCCCTCCGGACTGCCTCACCCGGGCCTGGCTCTGGGGGGCGGCTCTGGGCTGCTGGCCCTTTCCGGGGCCCTTGGGGCCCAGCTGGCCTCTAAAGATGAGAGAGCCCATTTGGAGGCCGTGGCAGCGGCAGCGGCTGCCGCAACTGAGCACCACAGA gactGGCCGCGGGGACGTTTACCTGCCCTTTCCATGATCCCTACAGACCGTGAACCTGGACCA AGTTCCCTCTCAAatggagacaaaggcaggccttcaGACTACCTCAGCAACGGCAAAAAGAGAAAAGCAGATGAGAAGGAGTTTATGACAGACTAC GGCAGTGACGCGGAGAAGAGCGATGATAATTTGGTTGTTGATGAG GACCCTTCTTCTCCACGCAGCGTACAGTCATACTCCTCCAGAGAGAATGGATTGGATAAACTCCCAGCTTCCCGTAAGGAGCCTCTGCCCCAGGTCAGTCCGACCTCACTGGCTTCCTCCAGCAGCGCTGCTTCCCCCTCACGCAGCAAGGAGCCTCCACCg AGAGAGAAGTCCAGCACTCCAGGCATGAAGCCCGGCACGCCCATGTCCCAGGAGTCGTCCACACCAGGCCCCAGCGTTCCTCCACAGTTTCGCCCTGTCCCTGGTAAACCCGGGGTTGACCCTCTTG CATTAGGTTTGAGGAATCCATTGGCAGTGCAGGGCGCGTACCCCCCAGGTGCATtcggtctgcctcctcccggagTTAATGGGGAGTTGGCTGGAGCCGCAGGATATGGTGCTGGTTTCCACATTGTCTCACCTCAAATGAACGGGTCGGCCGCTGCTGCTGCCGCCGCCGCTGCAGCCGCCGCAGCTGGATACGGACGCTCACCTGTG GTGGGCTACGAGTCTCCGCATCCCCATATGAGAGTCTCAGGGTTACCTGCGAGTCTGCAGTCTGCTGCTTCTGGAAAACC TGCATACTCATTCCATGTGAGTGCAGATGGTCAAATGCAGCCGGTGCCCTTCCCTCCTGATGCCCTCCTCGGCCCTGGCATCCCGCGGCACGCCCGTCAGATCCACACCCTCAGTCATGGAGAGGTGGTGTGTGCGGTCACCATCAGCACCTCCACACGTCATGTCTACACCGGTGGGAAAGGATGCGTCAAAGTTTGGGACATCAGCCAACCGGTCAGCAAGAGCCCCATGGCCCAACTCGACTGTTTG AATAGAGACAACTACATCCGCTCATGCAAGCTCCTCCCAGATGGGAGGACCTTGATAGTTGGAGGTGAAGCCAGCACGCTATCAATCTGGGATTTGGCCACGCCCACCCCTCGCATTAAGGCCGAATTAACGTCATCGGCTCCGGCCTGCTACGCTCTGGCCATCAGTCCAGACAACAAGGTCTGTTTCTCTTGCTGTAGTGACGGAAACATCGTGGTCTGGGATCTACACAACCAAACGCTTGTCAG GCAGTTCCAGGGCCATACAGATGGAGCCAGTTGTATCGACATCTCTAACGATGGGACCAAACTGTGGACGGGGGGTCTGGACAACACCGTGCGCTGCTGGGACCTGAGAGAGGGCCGACAGCTCCAGCAGCACGATTTCACCTCACAG ATCTTTTCTCTGGGTTACTGTCCTACGGGAGAGTGGCTTGCAGTGGGGATGGAGAGCAGTAATGTGGAAGTGCTGCACGTGTCCAAACCAGACAAATACCAGCTGCATCTTCATGAGAGCTGCGTTCTTTCGCTCAAGTTCGCCTATTGCG GTAAATGGTTTGTGAGCACAGGCAAAGATAATCTACTGAATGCATGGCGAACTCCGTATGGATCAAGCATATTCCAG TCCAAGGAATCGTCCTCCGTTCTCAGCTGCGACATCTCCCCTGATGACCAGTTTATTGTCACTGGCTCAGGAGACAAGAAAGCTACTGTGTATGAAGTCATTTACTAA
- the LOC127438570 gene encoding transducin-like enhancer protein 1 isoform X1, translated as MFPQNRPPAPLQPPPGASASAAAAAAAAASGSSQSLKLTYPETLDRIKEEFQFLQTQYHSLKLECEKLATEKTEIQRHYVMYYEMSYGLNIEMHKQTEIAKRLNVICAQLIPFLSQEHQQQVVQAMERAKQVTMGELNASIGQQLQVQHLSQHAAQGLPMAPHPSGLPHPGLALGGGSGLLALSGALGAQLASKDERAHLEAVAAAAAAATEHHRDWPRGRLPALSMIPTDREPGPSSLSNGDKGRPSDYLSNGKKRKADEKEFMTDYGSDAEKSDDNLVVDEDPSSPRSVQSYSSRENGLDKLPASRKEPLPQVSPTSLASSSSAASPSRSKEPPPREKSSTPGMKPGTPMSQESSTPGPSVPPQFRPVPGKPGVDPLALGLRNPLAVQGAYPPGAFGLPPPGVNGELAGAAGYGAGFHIVSPQMNGSAAAAAAAAAAAAAGYGRSPVVGYESPHPHMRVSGLPASLQSAASGKPAYSFHVSADGQMQPVPFPPDALLGPGIPRHARQIHTLSHGEVVCAVTISTSTRHVYTGGKGCVKVWDISQPVSKSPMAQLDCLNRDNYIRSCKLLPDGRTLIVGGEASTLSIWDLATPTPRIKAELTSSAPACYALAISPDNKVCFSCCSDGNIVVWDLHNQTLVRQFQGHTDGASCIDISNDGTKLWTGGLDNTVRCWDLREGRQLQQHDFTSQIFSLGYCPTGEWLAVGMESSNVEVLHVSKPDKYQLHLHESCVLSLKFAYCGKWFVSTGKDNLLNAWRTPYGSSIFQSKESSSVLSCDISPDDQFIVTGSGDKKATVYEVIY; from the exons TCTGAAGTTGGAGTGTGAAAAGCTGGCCACAGAGAAGACGGAAATACAGAGACATTATGTCATG tacTATGAAATGTCCTATGGCCTAAACATAGAGATGCACAAACAG ACTGAGATTGCCAAACGGCTAAACGTGATCTGTGCCCAGCTCATTCCATTCCTGTCACAGGAG CACCAGCAGCAGGTGGTCCAGGCCATGGAACGCGCCAAACAGGTGACTATGGGGGAGTTGAATGCTTCGATAGGG CAACAGCTGCAGGTTCAGCATCTTTCCCAGCATGCCGCCCAGGGGCTGCCCATGGCCCCTCACCCCTCCGGACTGCCTCACCCGGGCCTGGCTCTGGGGGGCGGCTCTGGGCTGCTGGCCCTTTCCGGGGCCCTTGGGGCCCAGCTGGCCTCTAAAGATGAGAGAGCCCATTTGGAGGCCGTGGCAGCGGCAGCGGCTGCCGCAACTGAGCACCACAGA gactGGCCGCGGGGACGTTTACCTGCCCTTTCCATGATCCCTACAGACCGTGAACCTGGACCA AGTTCCCTCTCAAatggagacaaaggcaggccttcaGACTACCTCAGCAACGGCAAAAAGAGAAAAGCAGATGAGAAGGAGTTTATGACAGACTAC GGCAGTGACGCGGAGAAGAGCGATGATAATTTGGTTGTTGATGAG GACCCTTCTTCTCCACGCAGCGTACAGTCATACTCCTCCAGAGAGAATGGATTGGATAAACTCCCAGCTTCCCGTAAGGAGCCTCTGCCCCAGGTCAGTCCGACCTCACTGGCTTCCTCCAGCAGCGCTGCTTCCCCCTCACGCAGCAAGGAGCCTCCACCg AGAGAGAAGTCCAGCACTCCAGGCATGAAGCCCGGCACGCCCATGTCCCAGGAGTCGTCCACACCAGGCCCCAGCGTTCCTCCACAGTTTCGCCCTGTCCCTGGTAAACCCGGGGTTGACCCTCTTG CATTAGGTTTGAGGAATCCATTGGCAGTGCAGGGCGCGTACCCCCCAGGTGCATtcggtctgcctcctcccggagTTAATGGGGAGTTGGCTGGAGCCGCAGGATATGGTGCTGGTTTCCACATTGTCTCACCTCAAATGAACGGGTCGGCCGCTGCTGCTGCCGCCGCCGCTGCAGCCGCCGCAGCTGGATACGGACGCTCACCTGTG GTGGGCTACGAGTCTCCGCATCCCCATATGAGAGTCTCAGGGTTACCTGCGAGTCTGCAGTCTGCTGCTTCTGGAAAACC TGCATACTCATTCCATGTGAGTGCAGATGGTCAAATGCAGCCGGTGCCCTTCCCTCCTGATGCCCTCCTCGGCCCTGGCATCCCGCGGCACGCCCGTCAGATCCACACCCTCAGTCATGGAGAGGTGGTGTGTGCGGTCACCATCAGCACCTCCACACGTCATGTCTACACCGGTGGGAAAGGATGCGTCAAAGTTTGGGACATCAGCCAACCGGTCAGCAAGAGCCCCATGGCCCAACTCGACTGTTTG AATAGAGACAACTACATCCGCTCATGCAAGCTCCTCCCAGATGGGAGGACCTTGATAGTTGGAGGTGAAGCCAGCACGCTATCAATCTGGGATTTGGCCACGCCCACCCCTCGCATTAAGGCCGAATTAACGTCATCGGCTCCGGCCTGCTACGCTCTGGCCATCAGTCCAGACAACAAGGTCTGTTTCTCTTGCTGTAGTGACGGAAACATCGTGGTCTGGGATCTACACAACCAAACGCTTGTCAG GCAGTTCCAGGGCCATACAGATGGAGCCAGTTGTATCGACATCTCTAACGATGGGACCAAACTGTGGACGGGGGGTCTGGACAACACCGTGCGCTGCTGGGACCTGAGAGAGGGCCGACAGCTCCAGCAGCACGATTTCACCTCACAG ATCTTTTCTCTGGGTTACTGTCCTACGGGAGAGTGGCTTGCAGTGGGGATGGAGAGCAGTAATGTGGAAGTGCTGCACGTGTCCAAACCAGACAAATACCAGCTGCATCTTCATGAGAGCTGCGTTCTTTCGCTCAAGTTCGCCTATTGCG GTAAATGGTTTGTGAGCACAGGCAAAGATAATCTACTGAATGCATGGCGAACTCCGTATGGATCAAGCATATTCCAG TCCAAGGAATCGTCCTCCGTTCTCAGCTGCGACATCTCCCCTGATGACCAGTTTATTGTCACTGGCTCAGGAGACAAGAAAGCTACTGTGTATGAAGTCATTTACTAA